The genome window gagagggacagacggacggacagaggggacagacgGGGCTCATTTGCGACACAAAGCCCGGGGCCCGGGCCCCGCAGCCGCCACCTGctgcccccgccccgcggccccgccattcccggtgttcccgatattcccggtgttcccggtgttcccggttATTCCCGGCATTCCCGGTACTCCCAGtattcccgggattcccgggattcccggtaATTCCCGTTAATTCCCGTTAATTCCCGGTAATTCCCGATATTCCCGGTAATTCCCGATATTCCCGGTaattcccggtattcccggtaattcccggtattcccggtaTTCCCACCCGGAGCTGAAATTCCCGATCCTTCTTTTCCAGACCCGTCGGGATCTGAGCCCCGAGGGCTCCGGAGCCGCGTCCtgatcccaaaaaaccccaaaaccacggGAAAAACTCCTCGGTTTCCTCTCCCAGCCTCCGGCTGCTCTCCCGGATTTATTCCCGGAACACGGAATTCCCAAGGAAAACGCCCCAATTCCCGCCCGGAATgtgatgaggaggaggaagaggagaatcCCCACGGGCCTTGCTGGGAGCCGAGcgccccaaatcccgggatttctcctgctgaggtgaccccaaaatccccgggATCAGCTTTTCCCAAAGATCCACAAAATCCCCGGGATCAGCTTTTCCCAAAGATCCACAAAATCCCTGGGATCAGCTCCGAGGTGTCCCCAAACTCCAGGATCCATTGGAATCGTCCCCAAGCCCTGGGATCTTTTGGGAATTATCCCAGATCCCCGGGATCCATTTGGAACTGTCCCAAATCTTCGGGATCCATTTGGAATTGTCCCACATCCCCAGGATCCGTTGGGAATCATCCCAGATCTCCGGGATCTGTTGGGAATCCTCCCAAATCTCTGGGATCCATTGGGAATTCTCCCAAATCTCCGTGATCCGTTGGGAATCCTCCGAAATCTCCGGGATCCATTCGGAATCCTCCCAAATCTCCGGGATCCATTGGGAATCGTCACCACATCCCGGATCCATTCAGAATCCTCCCAAACCTCTGGATCCATTGGGAATCCTCCCAGATCTCTGGGATCCGTCGGGAATCGTCACCAAATCTCCGGGATCCATTCAAAATCCTCCCAGATCTCCGGGATCCATCAGGAATCATCACCAAACCCCAGATCCATTGGGAATCCTCCCAGATCTCTGGGATCCATTAGGAATTCTCCCAAATCTCCGTGATTCATTGGGAATCCTCCCAAACCCCGGATCCATTTGGAATCCTCCCAGATCTCCGTGATCCACTGGGAATCCTCACAAATCTCCAGGATTCATTGGGAATCCTCCCAAATCTCTGTGATCCATTGGGAATCCTCCCAAATCTCCGGGATACGCCGGGAATCGTCACCAAAGCCCAGATCCATTGGGAATCCTCACAGATCTCCGGAATCCATTGGGAATCCTCCCAGATCTCCGTGATCCGTCGGGAATCCTCCCAGATCTCCGGAATCCATTGGGAATCCTCCCAAATCTCTGTGATCCGCCGGGAATCCTCCCGGATCCCCACATTCCGTGCGGGATGATGCTGAACTCGGAGCCGGCCGCTCCCGACGTTCCCCCGGCGCGCTCCGACGCCGGCGGCTCCGGGGCCGGGGGGAATCCGGCGGATCCCGGATCTCGGAAGGAGCCGCTGAGCCGGGAGGAGCGGCGGCGCCGGCGCCGCGCCACCGCCAAGTACCGGACGGCGCACGCCACGCGGGAGAGGATCCGCGTGGAGGCCTTCAACGTGGCCTTCGGGGAACTGCGGCgcctcctgcccaccctgcccccCGACAAGAAACTCTCCAAGATCGAGATCCTGCGCCTGGCCATCTGCTACATCTCCTACCTGAACCACGTCCTGGATGTGTGacgtgtccgtgtgtctgtccgtgtgtccgtgtgtccatctgacctgtccctgtgtccatccgtgtgtccatccctgtgtccctctggcCATCTGCTACATCTCCTACCTGAACCATGTCCTGGATGTGTgagtgtccatctgtccatctgacctgtccgtgtgtccatctgacctgtccgtgtgtccctctGGCCATCTGCTACATCTCCTACCTGAACCACGTGCTGGACGTCTGagtgtccgtctgtctgtccgtgtgtccatccctgtgtctgtgtgtccatccGTGTGTCCCTCTGGCCATCTGCTACATCTCCTACCTGAACCATGTCCTGGATGTGTGacctgtccgtgtgtctgtccgtgtgtccatccctgtgtccatctctgtgtccgtgtgtccgtgctgcccaccctgcccccCGACAAGAAACTCTCCAAGATCGAGATCCTGCGCCTGGCCATCTGCTACATCTCCTACCTGAACCATGTGCTGGATGTGTGacctgtccgtctgtctgtccgtgtgtctgtgtgtccatctgacctgtccgtgtgtccatccctgtgtccgtgtgtccctctGGCCATCTGCTACATCTCCTACCTGAACCACGTCCTGGATGTGTGacctgtccgtgtgtccgtgtgtccgtgtgtccctctGGCCATCTGCTACATCTCCTACCTGAACCACGTCCTGGACGTGTGacgtgtctgtctgtctgtccgtgtgtccatctgacctgtccgtgtgtccccctGGCCATCTGCTACATCTCCTACCTGAACCACGTGCTGGATGTGtgagtgtctgtctgtctgtccgtgtgtccatccctgtgtctgtgtgtccatccctgtgtccctctggcCATCTGCTACATCTCCTACCTGAACCACGTGCTGGATGTGTGacctgtccgtgtgtccgtgtgtccgtgtgtccctctGGCCATCTGCTACATCTCCTACCTGAACCACGTCCTGGACGTGTGacgtgtctgtctgtctgtccgtgtgtccgtgtgtccatctgacctgtccgtgtgtctgtccgtgtgtccgtgtgtccatccctgtgtccatccctgtgtccctctggcCATCTGCTACATCTCCTACCTGAACCACGTCCTGGATGTGtgagtgtctgtctgtctgtccgtgtgtctgtgtgtccatccctgtgtccctctggcCATCTGCTACATCTCCTACCTGAACCATGTCCTGGACGTGTGacctgtccgtgtgtctgtccgtgtgtccgtgtgtccctctGGCCATCTGCTACATCTCCTACCTGAACCATGTCCTGGATGTGTgagtgtccatctgtccatctgacctgtccgtgtgtccatctgacctgtccgtgtgtccctctGGCCATCTGCTACATCTCCTACCTGAACCACGTGCTGGACGTGTGacctgtccgtgtgtccgtgtgtccatccctgtgtccctctggcCATCTGCTACATCTCCTACCTGAACCATGTCCTGGATGTGTGacctgtccgtgtgtccatctcTGTGTCCGTCCCCGTGTCCAtccgtgtgtctgtcctgcccccaccctgccctgctcccagggctctggagCCGCAATTCCAGAGGAACCGGAGCAGCGATTCCAGAGGAACCGGAGCAGCGattcccagtgggatggggCCGGGATTCCCAGGGGTTTGGAGCTGAAATTCCCAGAGGAACTGGGGCTGCAATTCCCAAGGGTCTGGAGCAGCAGTTCCGGAGGAACTGGAGCTGAAACTCCCAGGGGTTTGGAGCTGAAATTCCCAGGGGTTTGGAGCAGCAATTCCAGAGGAACTGGAGCTGAAATTTCCAGGGATTTGAAGCTGAAATTCCCAAGGGTTTGGAGCTGAAATTCccaagggtttggagcagcaaTTCCAGAGGAACTGGAGCTGAAATTCCCAGGGATTTGAAGCTGaaattcccagggatttggAGCTGaaattcccagggatttggAGCAGCGATTCCAGAGGAACTGGAGCTGaaattcccagggatttggAGCTGAAATTCCCAAGGGTCTGGAGCAGCAATTCCAGAGGAACTGGAGCTGaaattcccagggatttggAGCTGAAATTTCCAGGGATTTGGAGCTGaaattcccagggatttggAGCTGaaattcccagggatttggAGCAGCAATTCCAGAGGAACTGGAGCAGCGATTCCCAGGGATTTGGAGCTGAAATTTCCAGGGATTTGGAGCTGAAatttccagggatttggggctgaaATTCCCAGGGGTTTGGAGCTGAAATTCCCAAGGGTTTGGAGCTGAAATTCCCAGGGGTTTGGAGCTGAAATTCCCAAGGGTTTGGAGCTGaaattcccagggatttggggctgaaattcccagggatttggAGCTGAAATTCCCAAGGGTCTGGAGCAGCGATTCCAGAGGAACTGGAGCAGCAATTCCCAGCGAGATGAAGCCGCGATTCCCAGAGGAACTGGAACCAAAATT of Poecile atricapillus isolate bPoeAtr1 chromosome 33, bPoeAtr1.hap1, whole genome shotgun sequence contains these proteins:
- the NHLH1 gene encoding helix-loop-helix protein 1, whose protein sequence is MLNSEPAAPDVPPARSDAGGSGAGGNPADPGSRKEPLSREERRRRRRATAKYRTAHATRERIRVEAFNVAFGELRRLLPTLPPDKKLSKIEILRLAICYISYLNHVLDV